The sequence below is a genomic window from Rhinopithecus roxellana isolate Shanxi Qingling chromosome 19, ASM756505v1, whole genome shotgun sequence.
tctcatctactcaatcattgatggacacctaggttggttccatgtcttccCTATAGAGAATAGTGTGGTGATGAATGTATGAGTGCATGcatctttttggtataatgatctatattcctttggttatatatccagtaatagTACTTCTGGGTGAAATGTTAGCTCTGTTCTTTGAGAAagctccaaactgctttccacagtggctgaactaatttacattcccaccagcagtgtgtaagcattGCCTTTGCTCCATGGTTTCACCAGTGCctgttgttttttggctttttaatagcagccattctgtctagtgtgagatggtatctcatgtggttttgatttgcatttgtctaatgattagtgatgatgaacattttttcatatgcttgttgtccacttgtatatcttctttagagaagtgtcttttcatgtcttttgcccattttgtagtggggttatttggggttttttttgcttgcggatttgtttaagtttttttatagatttggatattagacctttgttgggtGCCTagcttgtgaatattttctcctgtcgtgtaggctgtctgtttactctgttgatggtttcttttgctatgcagaaactcttttttatagatataaagtgtataaaatttataatcaataaatatacatttactgATTCAATAAGtcaatcacatttattgatttacaacATAATTTacttaggtcccacttgtcactttttatttttgttgcagttgcttttggagacttagccaaaaattctttggCAAGGCTGATGTAGAGgaggatatttcctaggttttcttctaggatttttatagtttgaggtcttatatttaaatccatGGTAGGAGAGCACCTCCCTGTCCCTTTGAGGTGAACCATGTTACCTGCTGTTAGCAGTGAAGTGGAGCAGAAGTCACAGGTGCCATTTCTGGGCAGAAGCTTTGAAGGGACCATGGCAAATCATTTCTTCTGTCTCAGCAGTTTTGGAGGCACAGAAGTTGGGTGTTacaggctgaattgtgtcccccacccccaaactgatgtgttgaagtcctaaccccaagtGCCTCAGAATGGGATTgtgtttggagatggggcctttaaaCGTGTAATTAAGGGCAAATGAGGTCATATGGGTGGGCCCTCATCCAATCTGTCTGGTGTCCTTGTAAAGAGAGGAGATGAGGACCCAGACGCAGACCGAAGACCACATGGAGGCACAGACAAGAGGGTGGCCACTTACAAGCCAAGGAGCCAGGACTTAGAAGAAACCAATTCTGCTGATACCTTCGTCTTGGACTTCTGGGATcgggaactgtgagaaaaaatatttctgttatttgAGACCTCCATCTGTGGTATATTGTTACGGTAGCCCTAGCAAACTTGTATAGATTTTTGATACCAGGAAGTGGAATGCTGCTCTAAAAAATAcgcaaaaatgtggaagtggatAATGagtagaggctggaagagtttggaggtaCATGCTGCAAAGGCCTAGATGGTCTTctttatgtgtttaattttttggtcaaaaatattttaattgtttttcaaagAGTTCTGGGAAAATAATTACCTAAGGAAAAGAAATAGCATCGCTTATAGGCGGGCTTGAATACCAGCCCTATAGCTTTGCTGAGAAATGGAGAAATTCTTCTTGGTGGGAGTCCTGAATTGCATTAAATGGAGGGATAGGGTTAAggtgtttattttgtgttttttgctttCAGCTTTTGGTGGTTTTGGTGGTTGTTGTCCCAAGTGagtccaaaacccaacagggaaaagaaaatttaatcttAAAACTTGAGAACCTTCCTTGACTCCATGGCCCATGTTCCAGATATACTAGGATGTGGTTGGGCGGCCCAGGGCTTCAGGTGGCCCTTCCCCCATGGCTTTGCTGGGTGCAGCCCAGGCAGCAGCTCTTACATGTTAGAGTTTGATGCCTGAGGCTCTCCCAGGGTGGCCTTGCACACTGCTGGCTCTACCATCCTGGAATCTTGGGGCTAGCCTCCTCCCCACGGCTCTGCTGGGCATTGCCCTAGTGGGGACATTCTGTGGTGTCCCTCCCCTGTGGCAGTTCTCTGCCTGACCCAGGGCTTTCTGGGACATACTTTGAAATGTAGGTGGAGGCAGCCATGTCCCACAGCTATTGCACTCTGCGCACCTGCAGAATGAGCACCATGTGGATGCTGCTGAAGAGTTTTCTGTCTGTACCCTCTGGAGGGGTGACATCATGTTCCCTACTCCACCAGGGCCCATTGAGCAACAGTTGGAGCAGCCAAGGAGCACCACAGCACAGTGTGGGAACCAGTGGCTTCAGGGAGTGCTGGGCAGCAAGCCCCAAGGTCCCCAGGGCCCACCTTGGAAACCGTACTGCCGTCAGTGCCCTGGCACCATGGACCTGTGATGAGAGTGCAGCCTGAGTGACCTACAAAATACCTTCAGGGTCGCTCTTCCATTGTCCTTGTGAGGAGCCCAGCCCTGATCCACACAGGCCTCCTGACCCACGTCCGTGTGTTCTCTCCCAAACACACTTTCTTATCTGTTCAATATGGACAGACTGAGAAGGctaaaaatttcccaaatctttaagttctgcttcccttttgattATAAGTTCTGTCTCTAAAtcattcctcttttctttcattttcctataAACCTTCAAAAGAATCAAGCCGCTCCTTCAATACTTTAtttgcttagatatttcttctgccaaattTCAGTTTCATCACTCACAAGTTCTGCCTTCCACCAAACACTAGTGCTTTGCCACTTTAATGCAAGCGTCACtcacctttcctccagtttccattTACCTCTTctttatttccatctgagacttcaTCAGAATGACCTTTCCTTTccataatccttttttttttgagacttggtcttgctatcttggccaggttggtcttgaactcttggcctcaagcagtcctcccgcctcggcctcccaaagtgctaagatttcaggtgtgagtcaccatgcccgacccCCTCCATATGCTCCAACATTCTGTCCAGCCCttctcttctgagccctcaacGTAATCACCCTTAATGAAGAGTCATAAGGAGAAGATGGCCACCAACATGCTAGGAGATGGGCTGGAACAGAGTTTTCCTGCACAGCCTCAGAAGAAGcccaccctgctgacaccttgaccttggactcatggcctccaggactgtgagacagTAAGATTCTGTTGTTGAGGATGCCCAGTCTGTGGTCCTGTAAaacagccctgggaaactaaCGCAGCCTGTTAGCCCACAGATGGTGGAGAGATGGAGTGTGCAATGGAGCTCGAGGCTTACTGTCTCCAGCTCCCAAAGTGCACTACAGGACCCTTGGGTGGGTGTAGGTATGGGGTGTAGGTATGCAGGATAATTTGGGTGGTGCAGGGCGAATAATGTCAACTTACATAATGGATTTATCTTACTGGATGAATCAGGGGTTCCCTCCTGTttggaaccaggctgcacagcaggacgTGAGCAGCCAGccagtgagcaaagcttcatctgtagaAACAGCTGCTCCCCATCCCTCACATTGAGCTCCATTACGGCATGAGCTCTGCCTCGTGTGAGATGAGCGGTGctgttagattctcataggagcgtgaaccctactgtgaactgcacatgccagGGATCTAGactgcgtgctccttatgagaacctaatgcctgatgatctatgACTGCCTCCCATCACCCCTAGATGGGACCATGTAgttacaggaaaacaagctcagggcttccactgattctatattatggtgagttgtgtaattgtttcattatatgttacagtgaaataataatagaaataaagcacACAATAAAAGTAATGGGCTTGAATCATCTCCACAtcatcccttccccttctcccgggtctgtggaaaagttgtcttccatgaaactggtctctGGGACCAGAAAGGTTGGGGACGACTGGTGTAAATGCTTCTAAGAATAGTTAAGCAACTTAAGGTTTACATGCTGCTAAAAATATGGGTTTCAATTCTAAGATAAATGGATGCACATGAAAACACTATCTTGCTGTGGTCCAGGGACTCTAAACCATTCTAACAGAGAGACGTGCAGCTTGGAGCTGGAGCTGCGCTCCCACATCTGGTCCACCTCATATCCctgcaccacacacacatgcacatatgcatacagacgtgtacacatgcatacacacatgcacatgcacgcacacacatgcacacatgcacataaatatatacacgtCTATATACctgcacacatacactcacagacacacacacacactgtgcttCATGTCCTCACTAAGGTGGCATGGGAGGGAATGCGTGTTTTTAAGGGGAATGAAGACAACTCAGGCCCCTCATTCTCCTGGCATTTGCACCAGTGTCTTCTCTACAGAGCATGCTTCAGTCTCTTTCTTGGCTCTCCCTCTTAgtgaaagagagaagcagagccCCAGCGTGTACCTGGCTGCTTAAGGTGCAAACCAAGTTTACAAGCTTCCCGGGGAGCCTGGTGAGAAGAAGGCACTGCAGAGCCTCCCCAAAAGAAGCGTCAGCTTTTGATGGATCCTTGAGCCTAGGAAAATGATAGACGAGACCTTACAGTTCATCAGAAGACAAACAAAATCCACTAAGGAAGAGCAGTGGTCAAAGGTTTTATTCTCTTAGAGAAGGGGTTCTCCATTCACTccctcctgccgccttgtgaagaaggtgccgcttcccctttgccttctgccacgattgtaagttccctgaactgcgagtcaattaaacctctttcctctataaataacccagtctcaagGATTTCTCTAtcgcagtgtgaaaacaaactaatacagaccGCTTCCCTGAAGCACCTTCTCCTTAGGCCACCAGCTGCCCCCATGCTCCTCCTCTGCCCCTGGTCTTTCTTTTACCCTCATGAGGCCCAGGTGATCCACAtggccagccccagccccatccTACTGCAGGCCTGTGTGGCTGCTGGAGAGACCGGTCTCCTTTTCTCACCCGGAGGCTGCCTGATATGCTCTCTGGATCCTGTAGGAAACTGACCCCCTATTCTCACACTGGTGCAACTTCTTGCAAGACCTCAAAGCTGGACAACGTGAGCCAGTATTTTTTGTTGTCTCCACTTGCTAGGGCTGTCATTGGGATAGTCCTAGAGTGGGGGGCCAATGGgcgaatggatggatgaatggacggTAGTCCAGGGAGGATGCCCCTGTCTGTCCTGAACGGGGCCCTTCCTCCAATGAGAAGCCTTCCTGAGTGAGTTTATACAGCCATCCCTTGGTATCCTTGGATGATTAGTTCTAGGGTCCCGGGGatgccaaaatccatggatgctcaagtctctgatatGACATGACTGAGTAATTACATATAAGCTATGCACATCCTCCCGTATACATTGGACTATTTCTAGATTATTGATGATATGTAATACAATGCAGATGCCATACAAATGGTTGtgatactgtattgtttagggaatgatGACAAGAACGAAGTCTGCACATGTTCAGTGGAATCATAAGCATCCAATtttgtttctgaatattttccatcTGCTGTTGGCtaaatccacagatgcagagcTTCCGGATATGAGGGGCAAGTGTGCTTTGAGAGTACGGTAGGTGAGGTTGCTAATGAGTACAGGGAAACAGGTGTTGATCAGGAGGGCTCTGCACTGGGGCATCTGGACGCTCTGTCTCAGGACTTGAGGCTCCATGATTGGATGGCACAGGCAGACTCAGCCAGGTCAAAGCCCTCCccttaaatgttctttttatcCCAAGCTCTTTCTGTTCCCTGGAATTTGGCAGCCCCTAGGCCCTGGGTGGAAGGACAGATGAGCCAGACTTTAGAAAACATGTCTAGAAGAGTGAGGCCCTACTGTGTGCAGGGCACTTTCCCCACAGGCTCCTCTAGCTGGAATAACCAAGGGTAATGGAGAGAAGTACCCagttaaaatatcagaaataaaaaaagagataccACTAGAGATAGTATTTTGAAAAGACCAATAGAGATACTAAAAAGAGCATTAGGTAATAGTATTAG
It includes:
- the LOC104665998 gene encoding arachidonate 15-lipoxygenase-like, which encodes MHSSFPQNRSQFQADFILLDGIPANVIQRGKQYQAAALVMVKMEPSGKLLPMVIQGPLSNSWSSQGAPQHSVGTSGFRECWAASPKVPRAHLGNRTAVSALAPWTCDESAA